The proteins below are encoded in one region of Styela clava chromosome 4, kaStyClav1.hap1.2, whole genome shotgun sequence:
- the LOC144421969 gene encoding uncharacterized protein LOC144421969, with amino-acid sequence MPRKRYWKKARKRLARKVVTGEFSQSDARFNFSSRGRQCIANCLIALIKHANTRATLWRSNDLDEILVEGDKLYRGVQDFLGYIDNYLMVTELPSTYELNDVLHEIKYQSPLTGAVGSSEAPSEHMVGIMSLADALAETFSSSVCALFTLNSNTLGIIKDESTYFVFDPHSRNRDGMVCYNGTSITLEFGCLDDVHCHLQILHRNISPSEDFACQFEMVAVEITQVVARNDTDVVQEVKSTQHEMLFSRLNYATRFDICKKLGLKIELLIDENPINERLNEPAKVVSVKADGNCFFNALSHELSGTEHNNAQLRQAIAQNIEENPCVFSNILRDEYAEDGVENYIKQSKMFDDGTWATEVEIFSACDLLALDIYTYFENTWLKYSRALLNRNYVTHSRGSIYLNNKGGNHYEIVTDVKSWQNGDDEGDPAMVTQHEVTRNTEWYEVGHTEKQTTSSMSEADMRYELCEEYRENVKKSSRRRYKTDQNYNKKSNLRSSAKYKYNASHREALKTRSVKKYETDVQHREKVIASNIQKYHLDDKYRKQVKTRSAEQKPCGFVNARNIWICHTCSSKLKSGKVPVKAWDNNMLVEEVPPELARLNSIERHLISLHIPFMKISQLPKTRQYGIHGPVICVPSNVQKTVTVLPRVRVDDQMLTIKLKRKLSYKGYYDYQVADKGNLRDAIMWLKENNDFYTDVTFNEIWNPDINLREEEEDEELLEAPSEDVIISDATLDICLQPVDIAQEVLDQISEYVLCIAPAEGNRPISILMDDKNEAKAFPTLFPSGRGTFGAFRDEQITLSRYINCRLMSADDRFSKNVDYIFFSQYRSELNQILSNISIALRKGTDSSIRKMTIKDITDGKYIRSLLTSDEAYKFLRPVRGTPAFWQAAQKDLLAMVRQLGLPTWFCSFSSAEMRWPEVFDCLLRQRGDKRLSSEIDWLEKCQILRENCVMTARLFQNRFQSFLRNIILSSCKPLGEVVDYFFRVEFQQRGSPHIHCLLWVKDSPKYGVNSNAEVEAYIDRHVTCQIPQEHEDKELFDIVNSVQQHSKSHTKSCRKKGTVCRYGFPRPPSSRTFIAQCDQGIAADDSAIAKAKDILKKIMSHIFNENWQCAEDANLAKLLEELNITQDGIEMSCRMITKKVSVILQRECSSIWTNPYNPTLLRAWNANLDVQFVTDAYACVVYILSYISKGEREMSFLMEGCVNECLNQGHHSARDVMKKIGMLYLRNREVSAQESAFRACNMPLKGCSRNVVFLPTGGDSVKISLPLSVLKNKLKASGGELNPSDMWMTSMIEKYRARPRQQEIDEICYGEFFSRYRVLSQTQAKGNKKALKLEKGLGHVQKRETTQPAIVRYPRFRKEKNSEKYYRSILELFFPHRTDEDLKPLSYKNYTEFYKFGKCSVHGRSMNVKELVTENMRKFENIREELSEAGNMLADEQLSQDEWADLITELQQRTRDEGRDSNVIHTVEDEQECDDIPDLHQTTSEITFVKNVFISKEEALPILRSLNEMQTEVFYAIRQWCVKKANGKNPDPFHLFISGGAGTGKSHLVKAIYYETSKVLANRAEDISQIRVLLTASTGVAAYNIKATTIHSTFSIPVQATIPYRPLAEEKINTLKCRYENLELLIIDEISMVDYKLLSYIHGRLRQIKSASDEFPFGKVSIIAVGDFYQLPPVKASPLFKPNSLGDLWNGYFKLVELNEIMRQKGGKKFAEMLNRIRTKKKGEIMNACDISMLSQRETGETKSDIIHIYPTNAQVNEFNLKRLLSLDKEIVEIAADVLTPTSENRSSSCRTYIPMGQLQKTLKFSVEARAMLLRNIDATDGLVNGVIGTIVSIHRAEGTIEVDVIHVRFDDHRVGAALRMRSKCRYEDGVPITKVEDSFSGRGSYKQFPLKLSWGCTIHKMQGVTVDAALVDFKKAFRAGQISECYDKNDDFFRQFKTKKQGGVGFLLRSELKVRVMDIEVLNLEFLCLLLVEKDTVLQCVKDFVKRTCKSGYGLSHNGRFQ; translated from the exons ATGCCACGAAAAAGATACTGGAAAAAGGCGCGTAAACGCCTTGCTCGTAAGGTAGTTACTGGCGAATTCAGCCAGTCTGATGCTAGATTTAACTTCTCCAGCCGCGGACGACAATGCATTGCAAACTGCCTGATTGCGCTTATTAAGCACGCCAATACTCGTGCAACTTTATGGCGTTCAAATGATTTGGATGAAATTCTCGTAGAAGGCGACAAACTATATCGTGGGGTCCAAGACTTTTTGGGTTATATTGACAACTATCTCATGGTCACAGAGTTGCCCTCAACTTATGAGTTGAATGACGTACTGCACGAAATAAAGTACCAGAGCCCATTAACTGGTGCTGTTGGTTCGTCAGAAGCTCCGTCCGAACATATGGTTGGCATAATGTCGCTTGCAGATGCTCTTGCAGAGACGTTTAGTAGCAGCGTATGTGCTCTCTTTACGCTGAACAGCAACACATTGGGAATAATCAAGGACGAATCGACGTACTTTGTTTTTGATCCTCATTCTCGTAATAGAGATGGTATGGTGTGCTATAATGGCACGTCAATTACGCTTGAATTTGGGTGTTTAGATGACGTTCATTGTCACCTTCAAATACTACACCGAAATATCTCGCCCTCGGAGGATTTTGCTTGTCAGTTTGAAATGGTCGCCGTCGAAATCACCCAGGTTGTTGCTAGAAATGACACAGATGTGGTACAAGAAGTTAAAAGTACTCAACACGAGATGCTTTTTTCTAGACTAAACTATGCCACAAGATTTGACATTTGTAAAAAACTGGGATTGAAAATCGAATTGTTAATAGATGAAAATCCAATCAACGAACGACTGAACGAACCTGCAAAAGTTGTTTCAGTCAAGGCAGACGGAAATTGCTTTTTCAATGCGTTATCTCATGAGCTGTCCGGAACTGAACACAATAACGCACAACTTAGGCAAGCAATTGCGCAAAATATCGAAGAAAATCCATGcgtcttttcaaatattttgcgcGATGAATACGCGGAAGATGGGGTTGAGAATTATATCAAACAGTCCAAGATGTTTGATGACGGCACGTGGGCAACAGAAGTGGAAATATTTTCTGCTTGTGACTTACTGGCATTAGACATATACACGTATTTTGAAAACACGTGGCTGAAGTATTCCAGAGCGTTACTGAATCGCAATTACGTTACGCATTCAAGGGGATcgatatatttaaataacaaaggTGGGAATCATTATGAAATTGTTACGGACGTCAAGAGTTGGCAGAATGGCGATGATGAGGGGGATCCGGCCATGGTTACTCAGCACGAAGTTACGAGAAATACCGAATGGTATGAGGTGGGGCACACAGAAAAGCAAACAACATCAAGTATGAGTGAAGCCGATATGCGCTATGAATTATGTGAAGAATATCGAGAGAATGTGAAAAAAAGTAGCAGGCGAAGGTATAAAACCGATCAAaactacaacaaaaaatcaaatttgagaAGCtcagcaaaatataaatataatgcaAGCCACAGAGAAGCATTAAAGACAAGAAGCGTAAAGAAATACGAAACTGACGTACAACACAGAGAAAAGGTAATAGCTAGCAATATTCAGAAGTACCATCTCGATGACAAATACAGGAAGCAAGTAAAAACCAGAAGTGCTGAGCA GAAGCCCTGTGGATTTGTTAACGCAAGAAATATTTGGATATGTCATACTTGTAGCAGCAAACTCAAGAGTGGTAAAGTTCCTGTCAAAGCGTGGGACAACAACATGCTTGTAGAGGAAGTTCCGCCCGAGTTAGCGAGACTAAACTCAATTGAGCGCCATCTAATCTCGCTACATATTCCTTTCATGAAAATAAGTCAGTTACCCAAAACTCGCCAATACGGAATTCATGGTCCAGTGATATGTGTACCTTCCAATGTCCAAAAAACGGTTACCGTCCTACCACGGGTGAGAGTGGATGATCAAATGTTGACAATTAAACTAAAAAGAAAACTTTCATACAAGGGTTACTATGATTACCAAGTTGCAGATAAAGGTAACCTAAGGGACGCCATCATGTGGTTAAAAGAGAATAATGATTTTTACACTGATGTAACGTTTAACGAAATCTGGAATCCTGACATAAACCTACGTGAAGAGGAGGAAGATGAAGAACTGTTGGAGGCACCTTCCGAAGATGTTATTATATCAGATGCCACTCTTGACATTTGCTTGCAACCTGTAGATATTGCTCAAGAAGTTTTAGACCAAATTTCCGAATACGTTCTGTGCATTGCTCCCGCTGAAGGGAACCGCCCAATTTCAATATTGATGGATGACAAAAATGAAGCCAAAGCTTTTCCAACACTCTTTCCCTCAGGCCGTGGGACCTTTGGCGCATTTCGGGACGAACAAATTACTTTATCGAGATATATTAATTGTCGTTTGATGAGTGCTGATGATCGATTTTCGAAAAATGTAGATTACATATTCTTCTCACAGTATAGGAGTGAACtcaatcaaattttatcaaacattTCAATTGCATTGCGCAAAGGAACTGATTCTTCAATTCGAAAAATGACTATTAAGGATATAACAGATGGAAAATATATTCGGTCACTATTAACATCAGATGAGGCATACAAATTTTTAAGACCTGTCAGAGGGACACCAGCATTCTGGCAGGCCGCGCAGAAAGACCTATTGGCAATGGTCCGCCAGCTTGGATTGCCGACTTGGTTTTGCTCTTTTTCGTCCGCGGAAATGAGATGGCCGGAAGTTTTTGACTGTTTGCTTCGTCAAAGGGGTGATAAGCGTTTGTCATCAGAAATCGATTGGTTggaaaaatgtcaaattctaCGCGAAAACTGTGTGATGACTGCCAGACTTTTTCAAAATCGGTTTCAGAGTTTCTTGAGAAATATTATACTTTCTTCATGTAAACCTCTTGGAGAAGTGGTAGATTATTTCTTTAGGGTAGAGTTCCAACAACGCGGATCCCCTCACATTCACTGCCTCTTGTGGGTGAAAGATTCCCCGAAATACGGGGTCAACAGCAACGCGGAGGTTGAAGCATATATAGATAGGCACGTAACTTGTCAGATTCCACAAGAGCATGAAGACAAAGAACTCTTTGACATAGTTAATAGTGTACAGCAGCATAGTAAATCCCACACCAAATCATGCCGGAAGAAAGGCACTGTGTGTAGATATGGTTTTCCCAGGCCACCTTCTTCCAGGACGTTTATAGCTCAGTGTGACCAAGGTATTGCTGCAGATGATTCGGCCATTGCCAAGGCCAaggatatattaaaaaaaataatgtcacACATCTTCAATGAAAATTGGCAATGTGCTGAGGATGCAAATTTAGCGAAACTGCTTGAAGAGTTGAACATAACTCAGGACGGTATCGAAATGTCGTGCAGGATGATCACAAAGAAGGTTTCGGTGATATTACAAAGAGAATGTAGTAGCATATGGACTAATCCATATAACCCTACATTGCTGCGGGCCTGGAACGCTAATTTGGATGTGCAATTTGTAACGGATGCATATGCATGTGTAGTTTATATTCTATCCTATATTTCTAAGGGAGAGAGAGAAATGAGCTTTCTAATGGAAGGATGCGTTAACGAATGCTTAAACCAAGGCCATCATTCTGCAAGGGACGTTATGAAAAAGATTGGGATGTTGTATTTGAGAAACAGGGAAGTGAGTGCACAGGAGTCGGCATTCAGAGCTTGCAATATGCCTTTAAAAGGATGTTCACGAAACGTAGTGTTTTTACCAACTGGGGGTGATTCTGTAAAAATAAGCTTGCCATTGTCAGTGCTAAAAAATAAGTTGAAAGCAAGTGGCGGCGAGCTCAACCCGTCTGATATGTGGATGACAAGTATGATAGAAAAATATAGGGCAAGGCCAAGACAACAGGAAATAGACGAAATATGCTATGGTGAGTTTTTTTCAAGATATCGCGTATTGTCACAAACACAGGCAAAAGGAAATAAAAAAGCTCTGAAACTGGAAAAAGGATTAGGTCATGTACAAAAGAGAGAAACAACTCAACCCGCAATAGTTCGATACCCCCGTTTTCGTAAagaaaaaaatagtgaaaaatattatcGAAGTATATTGGAACTTTTTTTCCCACACCGAACCGACGAAGATCTGAAGCCgctttcttacaaaaattatacAGAATTTTACAAATTTGGCAAGTGCTCGGTTCATGGTCGAAGCATGAATGTAAAAGAGCTCGTGACAGAAAATATGCGGaagtttgaaaatatacgcGAAGAACTTTCGGAAGCCGGAAATATGTTAGCTGATGAACAGCTTTCACAAGATGAGTGGGCTGATCTAATAACAGAGCTCCAACAGCGTACTCGTGACGAGGGTAGAGACAGCAACGTAATACACACTGTTGAAGACGAGCAGGAATGTGATGATATACCTGATCTCCATCAGACGACAAGCGAGATCACATtcgtaaaaaatgtttttattagtAAAGAGGAAGCCTTGCCAATCCTAAGATCTCTCAACGAAATGCAAACTGAGGTTTTTTACGCGATTCGACAATGGTGTGTAAAAAAAGCAAATGGAAAAAATCCAGATCCATTTCATCTTTTTATATCTGGCGGAGCTGGAACCGGGAAATCACATTTAGTGAAAGCAATTTATTACGAGACATCCAAGGTGCTCGCCAACAGAGCAGAAGACATTTCTCAAATCCGAGTATTACTGACGGCTTCCACTGGCGTTGCAGCATACAATATCAAAGCCACAACAATACACAGTACATTTAGCATCCCAGTACAAGCGACAATTCCATACAGACCACTTGCAGAAGAAAAAATCAACACCTTGAAATGCAGGTatgaaaatttggaattattgATCATTGATGAGATATCAATGGTCGATTACAAATTATTATCATATATTCACGGAAGATTACGCCAAATAAAAAGCGCAAGCGATGAGTTTCCATTTGGCAAAGTAAGCATAATTGCAGTAGGGGATTTCTATCAACTTCCTCCGGTTAAGGCATCCCCGTTGTTCAAGCCAAATTCGTTGGGCGATCTATGGAATGGTTATTTTAAGCTAGTAGAGCTTAACGAAATTATGAGGCAAAAGGGCGGTAAAAAATTTGCAGAAATGCTTAATCGTATACGCACAAAGAAAAAAGGCGAGATAATGAACGCATGTGATATTTCGATGCTCTCTCAGCGTGAAACTGGTGAAACAAAATCAGATATCATCCACATTTACCCAACAAACGCTCAAGTGAATGAATTCAACTTGAAACGTCTTCTTTCTCTTGATAAGGAAATAGTAGAAATAGCTGCTGATGTTTTAACTCCCACGTCAGAAAATCGCTCATCCAGTTGTCGGACATATATACCAATGGGTCAATTGCAAAagactttgaaattttctgttGAGGCTAGGGCGATGTTGCTACGCAACATTGATGCAACCGATGGACTTGTTAACGGTGTAATTGGTACCATTGTGAGCATTCACCGCGCAGAAGGTACAATTGAAGTAGATGTCATCCATGTCCGATTTGACGACCATCGTGTTGGCGCCGCATTGAGAATGAGATCAAAATGCAGATATGAGGACGGCGTTCCTATCACAAAAGTCGAAGATTCATTTTCAGGCCGCGGCAGTTACAAACAGTTTCCCCTTAAACTGTCGTGGGGATGCACTATTCATAAAATGCAAGGTGTTACAGTGGACGCAGCTCTCGTTGACTTCAAAAAAGCCTTTAGAGCTGGTCAAAT AAGTGAATGCTATGATAAAAACGATGATTTTTTCCgacaatttaaaacaaaaaagcaagGGGGAGTTGGATTTTTGCTTCGAAGCGAATTGAAAGTGAGGGTGATGGACATTGAAGTTCTTAACCTGGAATTTTTATGCCTTCTGCTCGTCGAAAAAGATACCGTATTA caATGCGTTAAAGATTTTGTTAAAAGAACTTGCAAATCTGGATATGGACTGTCTCATAATGGGCGATTTCAATGA